One window of the Thermodesulfomicrobium sp. WS genome contains the following:
- a CDS encoding 4Fe-4S dicluster domain-containing protein produces the protein MSGKAFFVDLTKCTACRGCQVACKQWNKLPAEETKNWGSHQNPKDLSAITYKLVHMQEIADAQGGLVTWAFFPEQCRHCIEPPCKMTADAYDSAAIYHDEKTGAVVFTEKTKDLPDFNEIREACPYNIPRQNAQTKVMAKCTMCLDRVQNGLKPACVQVCPTGTMNFGDYDDMLALAQKRLAEAQKRYPEATLGDPESVRVIYLYPVEPKKIHTYAVASLDVPLLDRRSLLARLTPFRRPLA, from the coding sequence ATGTCCGGAAAAGCCTTCTTTGTGGATCTGACCAAATGCACGGCCTGCCGCGGATGCCAGGTGGCCTGCAAGCAATGGAACAAACTCCCGGCGGAAGAGACCAAAAACTGGGGCTCCCACCAGAACCCCAAAGACCTCTCGGCCATCACCTACAAACTCGTCCACATGCAGGAAATCGCTGACGCTCAAGGGGGGCTCGTCACCTGGGCCTTCTTCCCGGAACAGTGCCGGCACTGCATCGAGCCGCCCTGCAAGATGACCGCCGATGCCTACGACAGCGCGGCCATCTACCACGACGAAAAAACCGGGGCCGTGGTCTTCACCGAAAAGACCAAAGACCTCCCGGACTTCAACGAAATCCGCGAGGCCTGCCCCTACAACATCCCCCGCCAAAACGCGCAGACCAAGGTCATGGCCAAGTGCACCATGTGCCTGGACCGCGTACAAAACGGCCTCAAGCCGGCCTGCGTGCAGGTGTGCCCCACTGGAACCATGAACTTCGGCGACTACGACGACATGCTCGCCCTGGCCCAAAAACGCCTGGCCGAGGCCCAAAAAAGATACCCCGAGGCCACCTTGGGGGACCCGGAAAGTGTGCGGGTCATCTACCTCTACCCGGTAGAACCCAAGAAAATCCATACCTACGCCGTGGCAAGCCTCGATGTGCCGCTGCTTGACCGCCGCAGCCTCCTGGCCCGGCTGACCCCGTTCCGCAGACCCTTGGCCTAA
- a CDS encoding IS1595 family transposase: protein MKLELYEKIVKTENSARKFLLGFCWKNHQRFCPKCRTRRLYAIRQGYRRCSRCGYTFHDFSMRFLNNGNLSCQQWLRLIKLFELEAPTSRMAEQLGMSYNTAYKSVTTLRMAIVAHSLDARLIFSSIHGLDLGPSGKFRKEGRGNGMRMPVFGIVERGDHVFVDLIPELDAESILHFKMNFHLKTASLGKIIYTDRYKHYAALLTGGSALSSACRIKHADKGLFIDSSRGFWSFSKAWFQRLRGISPVNFPLYIKELEFRYNHRHEDIFPILAQYLCAFVPNFEQ, encoded by the coding sequence ATGAAGCTTGAACTCTACGAAAAAATTGTCAAAACGGAAAATTCTGCCAGAAAATTTTTGTTGGGATTTTGCTGGAAAAACCATCAGCGTTTTTGCCCCAAGTGCCGCACCCGCCGCCTCTACGCCATCCGTCAAGGATACCGCCGCTGCTCCCGCTGCGGCTACACCTTCCACGACTTCAGCATGCGCTTTCTCAACAACGGCAACCTCTCCTGCCAGCAATGGCTGCGGCTGATCAAACTCTTCGAGCTGGAAGCGCCCACCAGCCGCATGGCCGAACAATTGGGTATGTCCTACAACACGGCCTACAAATCCGTCACCACCCTGCGCATGGCCATCGTGGCCCACAGCCTGGACGCCCGCCTCATCTTTTCCTCCATCCACGGTCTCGACCTCGGCCCTTCGGGGAAATTCCGCAAAGAAGGCCGGGGAAACGGGATGCGCATGCCGGTCTTCGGCATCGTGGAACGCGGAGACCATGTGTTCGTGGACCTCATCCCTGAATTAGATGCCGAGAGCATCCTCCATTTCAAGATGAATTTCCACCTCAAAACTGCCAGTCTCGGCAAGATCATCTACACCGACCGCTACAAGCACTATGCAGCCCTGCTCACCGGCGGCAGCGCCCTGTCGAGCGCCTGCCGCATCAAGCACGCGGACAAAGGGCTCTTCATCGACTCTTCCCGAGGGTTCTGGTCCTTTTCCAAGGCCTGGTTCCAACGCCTGCGCGGCATATCGCCGGTCAATTTTCCATTATATATCAAAGAATTAGAATTCCGCTACAACCACCGCCACGAAGATATCTTCCCCATCCTCGCCCAATACCTCTGCGCCTTTGTGCCAAACTTTGAGCAATAA
- a CDS encoding ABC transporter substrate-binding protein, with protein sequence MGIREKRASGWRQWVWLLLVLWGCQEAEVVVPMPEVKDSGVHDTEVIFGSSLALQGHAGYLGQETIKGAMAYIQYVNEAGGVHGRHIRVLTRDDSYDPPKCLYNTQRFLIDDQVFGLFCYVGTPTTVKVLPLIQDARVPLLGMFTGANALRDPFLPYVVNVRASYYQETQAAIQHLVGDLGLKRIAVFYQYDAFGFDGLTGTELALKEFDLEPVARGSYVRGTNDVTEAVERIAAADAQAVVMIGTSDPCANFIRQTLRRGVRPLFYMVSFVGARELSRNLAGTNLDGAPVIMSQVVPPPRSADGTPTPSAQEFVELMARYFPGEEPNFVGFEGYINAKVLVEALRRAGRELTRERFLAAVESMTDFSIGPDVRLSFGPADHQGLDMVYFTILRGGRFVLLDRWHDIQEAWQ encoded by the coding sequence ATGGGGATTCGAGAAAAACGAGCTTCCGGGTGGCGGCAATGGGTGTGGCTGCTGCTCGTGCTGTGGGGGTGTCAGGAAGCGGAAGTGGTGGTGCCCATGCCGGAGGTGAAGGACTCTGGCGTGCATGACACGGAAGTGATTTTTGGCTCTTCTCTCGCTCTGCAAGGCCACGCCGGGTATCTCGGCCAGGAAACCATCAAAGGGGCCATGGCGTATATTCAGTATGTCAATGAGGCTGGCGGTGTACATGGCCGTCATATTCGGGTGCTCACCCGTGACGATTCGTATGATCCGCCAAAATGTCTTTACAATACACAACGTTTTCTTATCGATGACCAAGTTTTTGGACTATTCTGTTACGTTGGTACTCCAACTACTGTAAAAGTCTTACCATTGATTCAAGATGCTCGAGTCCCACTTTTAGGGATGTTTACTGGTGCTAATGCGTTGCGCGATCCTTTTTTACCATATGTAGTCAATGTCAGGGCATCATACTATCAAGAAACACAGGCTGCTATACAGCATCTCGTTGGCGACTTAGGGCTCAAGCGCATCGCTGTATTCTACCAGTACGACGCCTTTGGTTTCGACGGGCTGACGGGTACGGAGCTCGCCCTCAAGGAGTTCGATTTGGAACCCGTGGCGCGCGGAAGTTATGTGCGAGGCACCAATGACGTGACCGAGGCTGTGGAGCGCATTGCCGCCGCGGATGCTCAGGCCGTGGTGATGATCGGCACCTCGGACCCCTGCGCCAACTTTATCCGTCAGACCTTGCGTCGGGGAGTACGCCCTCTTTTCTACATGGTCTCTTTTGTGGGGGCGCGGGAGCTTTCCCGCAACTTGGCCGGGACCAACCTCGACGGCGCTCCCGTGATCATGAGCCAGGTGGTGCCGCCACCGCGCAGCGCCGACGGCACGCCGACTCCCAGCGCCCAAGAGTTCGTGGAGCTTATGGCGCGGTATTTCCCCGGGGAAGAGCCGAACTTCGTGGGCTTTGAAGGCTATATCAACGCCAAGGTCCTGGTGGAGGCCCTGCGTCGTGCCGGCCGTGAGTTGACCCGCGAGAGATTTTTGGCTGCCGTGGAATCTATGACGGATTTTTCCATTGGTCCGGATGTGCGTTTGTCTTTTGGTCCTGCAGACCACCAAGGGTTGGATATGGTGTACTTTACTATACTTCGCGGCGGCCGTTTCGTGCTTTTGGACCGATGGCATGATATTCAGGAGGCGTGGCAATGA
- the fdnG gene encoding formate dehydrogenase-N subunit alpha, with product MQLRRREFIQLTAAATAVTAFGGLGISLEEAKAGAQLMQLRKGKETTSICCYCSVGCGLIVSTDEKTGRAINVEGDPDHPINQGALCAKGASIFQLAENDRRVTLPLYRAPGSDRWEPKSWDWMLTEIAKRVKATRDATFAKTNAKGQTVNRCEGIASVGSAAMDNEECWIYQAMLRSLGLTYIEHQARIUHSATVAALAESFGRGAMTNHWIDFKNSDCILIMGSNAAENHPISFKWVLKAKENGATIIHVDPRYTRTSTKADIYAPLRSGTDIAFLGGMIKYILDNDLYFKEYITNYSNASFIVSKDYSFHDGLFSGYDEATRKYDKTKWAFELDENGVPKRDMTLKDPRCVFQLLKQHYSRYDIKTVASVTGTPEDKILAVYKAYTATGKPDKSGTILYAMGWTQHTVGVQNIRAMSIIQILLGNMGVAGGGVNALRGESNVQGSTDQALLFHIIPGYMATPRANWPTLADYNKANTPVSKDPKSVNWWQNKPKYLASLLKALYKDADLETAYQWLPKLDEGQNASWLFLFDQMLKGKFKGFFAWGMNPAASGADSNKTRQALAKLDWMVNVNIFENETGSFWMGPGMNPKDVKTEVFFLPCCVSVEKEGSITNSGRWMQWRYAGPKPAGQSKPDGDIIYELFLKIRELYQKEGGVMPEPILGLNVADWGDGHAFDPHKVAKLINGYYLKDTVVKTPDGKEETIKAGTQVASFAFLKDDGSTCSGNWIYCGSYTAKGNMAARRDATQTPAQEKVGLFPNWAWSWPVNRRIIYNRASVDLAGKPYQPQKPVLAWDEAGKKWTIDVVDGGGDPGAKHPFIMLAHGVAAIYGPGLNDGPFPEHYEPLECPVLEHPFSKRLNSPVAVEFAGEAHKRAVCDPRYPFVCTTYRVTEHWQTGVLSRWVPWLLEAEPQMFCEMSEELAKIKGIQNGDKVILENPRGQLTAVAIVTKRMKPFKVLGNTIHQVGIPWHYGWIWPKGGGDAANLLTAAVGDPNTAIPESKAFMVNVRKA from the coding sequence ATGCAACTTCGGCGAAGAGAATTCATCCAACTGACCGCCGCAGCCACGGCTGTCACGGCCTTTGGCGGGCTGGGGATCAGCCTGGAAGAGGCCAAGGCCGGCGCGCAACTCATGCAGCTGCGCAAAGGCAAGGAGACCACGTCCATCTGCTGTTATTGCTCGGTGGGCTGCGGACTCATCGTGTCCACCGACGAAAAGACCGGTCGTGCCATCAACGTCGAAGGCGATCCGGATCACCCCATCAACCAGGGCGCGCTGTGCGCCAAGGGGGCGTCCATCTTCCAACTGGCGGAAAATGACCGCCGCGTCACCCTGCCGCTCTACCGCGCCCCGGGCAGCGACCGGTGGGAACCCAAGTCCTGGGACTGGATGCTCACCGAAATCGCCAAACGCGTCAAAGCCACCCGCGACGCCACCTTTGCCAAGACCAACGCCAAGGGCCAGACCGTCAACCGCTGCGAAGGCATCGCTTCCGTAGGCTCGGCGGCCATGGACAATGAAGAGTGCTGGATCTACCAAGCCATGCTCCGCAGCCTGGGGCTCACCTACATCGAGCACCAGGCCCGTATTTGACACAGCGCCACAGTTGCGGCTCTGGCAGAGTCGTTCGGACGCGGCGCGATGACCAATCACTGGATCGACTTCAAGAACAGTGATTGCATTTTGATCATGGGCAGCAATGCTGCCGAAAACCATCCCATTTCCTTCAAGTGGGTCCTCAAGGCCAAGGAAAACGGGGCCACGATCATCCATGTGGATCCCCGCTATACCCGCACCTCCACCAAAGCGGACATCTACGCCCCACTGCGCTCAGGAACGGATATTGCTTTCCTGGGCGGTATGATCAAGTACATTCTCGATAACGATCTGTATTTCAAGGAATACATCACCAATTATTCCAACGCATCGTTCATCGTTTCCAAGGACTATAGCTTCCACGACGGTCTGTTCTCAGGCTACGACGAGGCAACCCGCAAGTACGACAAGACGAAGTGGGCCTTTGAGCTGGACGAAAACGGCGTGCCCAAGCGGGACATGACCCTCAAGGATCCCCGCTGTGTCTTCCAATTGCTCAAGCAGCATTACAGCCGCTACGACATCAAGACCGTAGCATCTGTCACCGGAACGCCTGAGGACAAGATCCTTGCCGTGTACAAGGCATACACGGCTACAGGAAAACCGGATAAATCCGGCACCATCCTCTATGCCATGGGATGGACCCAACATACCGTTGGTGTGCAGAACATCCGCGCAATGTCCATCATCCAGATTTTACTTGGAAATATGGGCGTTGCCGGCGGCGGCGTCAATGCCCTGCGCGGGGAATCCAACGTCCAAGGCTCCACGGACCAAGCCCTGCTCTTTCACATCATTCCCGGATACATGGCCACGCCGCGGGCCAATTGGCCCACTCTGGCGGATTACAACAAGGCCAACACCCCGGTGAGCAAGGACCCCAAGAGCGTCAACTGGTGGCAGAACAAGCCCAAGTACCTGGCAAGCCTCCTCAAGGCCCTGTACAAGGACGCCGATCTCGAGACCGCCTACCAGTGGCTGCCCAAGCTCGACGAGGGACAGAACGCCTCCTGGCTCTTCCTCTTCGATCAGATGCTCAAGGGGAAATTCAAGGGCTTCTTTGCCTGGGGCATGAACCCGGCCGCCAGCGGCGCGGACTCCAACAAGACCCGCCAGGCCCTGGCCAAGCTCGACTGGATGGTCAACGTCAACATCTTTGAAAACGAGACCGGCTCCTTCTGGATGGGCCCGGGCATGAACCCCAAGGACGTCAAGACCGAGGTGTTCTTCCTGCCCTGCTGTGTGTCCGTGGAAAAAGAAGGCTCCATCACCAACTCCGGCCGCTGGATGCAGTGGCGCTACGCCGGCCCCAAGCCTGCGGGACAAAGCAAACCCGACGGCGACATCATCTATGAGCTCTTCCTGAAGATCCGCGAGCTCTACCAGAAGGAAGGCGGGGTGATGCCTGAGCCCATCTTGGGTCTCAACGTGGCGGATTGGGGCGATGGGCATGCCTTCGACCCCCACAAGGTGGCCAAGCTCATCAACGGCTACTACCTCAAGGACACGGTGGTGAAGACCCCGGACGGCAAGGAAGAGACCATCAAGGCCGGCACCCAGGTGGCCTCTTTTGCCTTCCTCAAAGACGACGGCTCCACCTGCTCGGGCAACTGGATCTACTGCGGCTCCTACACCGCCAAAGGCAACATGGCCGCCCGCCGCGACGCCACCCAGACCCCGGCCCAGGAAAAGGTCGGGCTCTTCCCCAACTGGGCCTGGTCTTGGCCGGTAAACCGCCGCATCATCTACAACCGCGCTTCCGTGGACCTCGCCGGCAAGCCCTACCAGCCACAAAAACCCGTGCTGGCCTGGGACGAAGCCGGCAAAAAGTGGACCATCGACGTGGTGGACGGCGGCGGTGATCCAGGCGCCAAGCACCCCTTCATCATGCTGGCGCACGGTGTGGCCGCGATCTATGGCCCAGGCCTCAACGACGGCCCGTTCCCCGAGCACTATGAGCCCCTGGAATGCCCGGTCCTCGAGCATCCCTTCTCCAAACGGCTCAACAGCCCCGTGGCCGTGGAGTTTGCGGGTGAAGCCCACAAACGGGCGGTATGTGATCCGCGCTATCCCTTTGTGTGCACCACCTACCGGGTCACGGAGCACTGGCAGACCGGAGTACTCTCCCGTTGGGTCCCGTGGCTCTTGGAAGCCGAGCCGCAGATGTTCTGCGAGATGAGCGAAGAGCTCGCCAAGATCAAAGGCATTCAAAATGGCGACAAAGTCATTTTGGAAAATCCCCGCGGCCAGCTCACGGCGGTGGCCATCGTCACCAAGCGCATGAAGCCGTTTAAGGTCCTTGGAAACACCATCCACCAGGTGGGCATTCCCTGGCATTATGGCTGGATATGGCCCAAAGGCGGCGGAGACGCCGCGAACCTGCTGACCGCAGCAGTGGGCGATCCCAACACGGCCATTCCGGAAAGCAAGGCCTTCATGGTCAACGTGCGCAAAGCCTAA